A genomic segment from Desulfurispirillum indicum S5 encodes:
- the yihA gene encoding ribosome biogenesis GTP-binding protein YihA/YsxC produces MPQSYTPHQVQFITSAPSLAKCPVPDRPEIVFLGRSNVGKSSLINAVTGRRNIAITSKTPGRTRLINYFDVNGDLYCVDLPGYGFARVPTGMRDEWNRSLYEYLERRENIALAIMIVDARHEAQKNDLRMFSLLQELEVPVFIVATKADKLTKNQLQKQVAGLKKVYGKEAGVLPFSSTAKYGIEEFWQEITRRGIVVSNSKPE; encoded by the coding sequence ATGCCCCAGTCCTATACGCCCCACCAGGTGCAGTTCATCACCTCGGCGCCATCCCTGGCCAAGTGCCCGGTGCCAGATCGCCCGGAAATCGTCTTCCTGGGGCGCAGTAATGTGGGAAAATCGAGCCTGATCAATGCGGTGACCGGTCGCAGAAATATTGCCATCACCAGCAAGACACCGGGGCGTACGCGCCTGATCAACTACTTTGATGTCAATGGCGATCTTTACTGTGTGGATCTTCCCGGTTACGGGTTTGCCCGTGTGCCTACGGGCATGCGCGATGAATGGAACCGCAGCCTGTACGAGTACCTGGAGAGGCGCGAGAATATCGCTCTGGCTATCATGATTGTGGACGCTCGTCACGAGGCGCAGAAAAACGATCTGCGCATGTTCAGCCTGCTGCAGGAGCTGGAGGTTCCCGTGTTCATTGTGGCTACCAAAGCGGACAAGCTGACAAAGAATCAGCTGCAGAAGCAGGTGGCCGGGCTGAAAAAAGTCTATGGCAAAGAGGCGGGTGTCTTGCCGTTTTCTTCAACGGCAAAGTATGGTATAGAGGAGTTCTGGCAGGAGATTACCCGCCGCGGAATAGTGGTCTCCAACAGCAAACCCGAATAA
- the rpsU gene encoding 30S ribosomal protein S21, producing the protein MPINAYVRVDGEEVNDALKAFKRKVEREGLIREMKKYTFYEKPTEARRRKKLKAKRKQLKLLNKMRRLQG; encoded by the coding sequence GTGCCGATTAATGCTTACGTCCGGGTTGATGGAGAAGAGGTCAATGACGCGCTGAAGGCGTTCAAACGGAAAGTTGAACGCGAAGGCCTGATTCGCGAAATGAAGAAGTACACCTTCTACGAAAAACCCACGGAAGCCCGCAGGCGCAAAAAACTCAAAGCCAAGCGCAAGCAGCTGAAGCTTCTGAACAAAATGCGTCGGCTCCAAGGCTGA
- a CDS encoding heavy metal translocating P-type ATPase, whose amino-acid sequence MDSQQLTIGIRGMTCAGCAGRAEKALQAVSGVTSATVNLATEQASVTFDSSATTTSAIVNALEQTNYKPITEQLSFAVQGMSCATCAGKVERALMGLSGVADASVNLATSQATVTYVPASVTPDQLRESVRKAGYQVEQVQTADATPQIDRIQQQRHEESGELRRSLLLAAILTIPIFVLDMFPMWIPALEQWLFQQISPRTLHFLFFVLASIVQFGPGWRFYQKGWPALRSAAPDMNSLVMLGTSAAYGYSVIATFLPGILPAGTVHVYYEASTVIITLILLGRYLEARAKGKTSQAIQKLIGLQPRTARVERDGRELDLDTAQVVRDDTVIVRPGERIPVDGMVVDGSSYVDESMISGEPLPVHKETGSEVIGGTVNTTGSFRIKATKVGADTVLAQIVRMVEQAQGSKLPIQALVDRVVLYFVPAVLAAAAFTFFIWLLIGPAPALTFALVNMVAVLIIACPCAMGLATPTSIMVGTGKAAETGILFRNGIALQHLREATVIALDKTGTITQGQPQLTDIHIAESFEKTDVLRLVASAESKSEHPVAQAICQYAQQQGAALTDAASFRALPGLGVEATIDGQLVQVGADRYMQQLGLDLSPFAAIVTQLSDAGKTPLYAAIDGTLAATISVSDPVKPSSATAIQALHAMGLRTVMITGDNQRTAQAIARTLGIDDVLAEIMPDGKADAVRQLQDNGSKVAFVGDGINDAPALAQSDVGLAIGTGTDIAIESADVVLMSGDLRNVANAIALSRATLRNIKQNLFWAFAYNTSLIPVAAGILYPVAGILLSPMLAALAMGLSSVCVLSNALRLRHFRPPVRMQATPSNP is encoded by the coding sequence ATGGATTCCCAGCAGCTTACCATAGGTATCCGCGGCATGACCTGCGCCGGCTGTGCCGGTCGGGCGGAAAAAGCCCTGCAGGCCGTATCCGGTGTCACCAGCGCCACGGTCAATCTGGCCACCGAACAGGCCAGCGTCACCTTTGACAGCAGCGCCACCACGACCAGCGCCATCGTTAACGCCCTTGAACAGACCAACTACAAACCCATTACCGAACAGCTGAGCTTCGCGGTCCAGGGAATGAGCTGCGCCACCTGCGCCGGGAAAGTGGAAAGGGCGCTCATGGGACTCAGCGGCGTTGCCGACGCCAGCGTCAACCTGGCAACGTCCCAGGCCACCGTCACCTATGTGCCCGCCAGCGTCACCCCTGACCAGCTGCGCGAATCCGTGCGTAAGGCGGGCTATCAGGTGGAACAGGTCCAGACAGCCGACGCCACACCTCAGATTGACCGCATTCAGCAGCAGCGCCATGAAGAATCCGGTGAACTGCGCCGCAGCCTGCTGCTGGCAGCGATCCTCACCATACCCATCTTCGTGCTGGATATGTTCCCCATGTGGATACCGGCCCTGGAGCAGTGGCTCTTCCAGCAGATATCCCCGCGTACTCTTCACTTCCTCTTCTTCGTCCTGGCCTCCATTGTCCAGTTCGGCCCCGGCTGGCGCTTCTACCAGAAGGGCTGGCCCGCCCTGCGCAGCGCCGCCCCCGATATGAACTCCCTGGTCATGCTGGGCACCAGCGCCGCCTATGGCTACTCCGTCATCGCCACCTTCCTGCCCGGCATTCTGCCCGCTGGCACTGTGCACGTGTACTACGAAGCATCCACCGTCATCATCACCCTCATTCTGCTGGGTCGCTACCTGGAGGCTCGCGCCAAAGGGAAAACCAGCCAGGCCATCCAGAAACTCATCGGCCTGCAGCCCCGCACGGCCCGCGTGGAGCGTGATGGCCGCGAACTGGATCTGGACACGGCCCAGGTAGTGCGCGACGACACCGTCATCGTGCGCCCCGGCGAGCGCATCCCCGTTGATGGCATGGTAGTGGATGGCAGCTCCTATGTGGATGAGTCCATGATCAGCGGAGAGCCGCTGCCCGTTCACAAGGAAACCGGCAGCGAAGTCATCGGCGGCACCGTCAACACCACCGGCAGCTTCCGCATCAAGGCCACCAAGGTCGGCGCGGATACCGTGCTGGCCCAGATTGTGCGCATGGTGGAGCAGGCCCAGGGCTCCAAACTGCCCATCCAGGCCCTGGTAGACCGGGTCGTCCTCTACTTTGTGCCCGCCGTGCTGGCCGCCGCCGCCTTCACCTTCTTCATCTGGCTGCTGATCGGCCCGGCCCCGGCCCTCACCTTCGCCCTGGTGAACATGGTCGCCGTACTCATCATCGCCTGCCCCTGCGCCATGGGCCTGGCTACCCCCACATCCATCATGGTGGGCACTGGCAAAGCCGCTGAAACCGGCATCCTCTTCCGTAACGGCATCGCCCTGCAGCACCTGCGTGAAGCCACGGTGATCGCCCTGGATAAAACCGGCACCATCACCCAGGGTCAGCCGCAGCTGACCGATATCCACATCGCCGAGAGCTTCGAGAAAACCGACGTCCTGCGCCTGGTAGCCTCGGCGGAAAGCAAGAGTGAGCACCCCGTCGCCCAGGCCATCTGTCAGTACGCGCAGCAGCAGGGAGCAGCCCTGACGGATGCCGCCAGTTTCCGCGCCCTGCCAGGGCTTGGCGTAGAGGCCACCATTGACGGCCAGCTGGTTCAGGTGGGTGCCGACCGCTATATGCAGCAGCTGGGGCTCGACCTGTCCCCATTCGCCGCCATCGTGACCCAGCTGTCCGATGCCGGCAAGACTCCGCTCTACGCCGCCATTGACGGCACCCTGGCCGCCACCATCAGCGTCTCGGACCCCGTCAAACCCTCCAGTGCCACAGCCATTCAGGCCCTCCACGCCATGGGCCTGCGGACCGTTATGATAACCGGCGACAACCAGCGCACCGCCCAGGCCATCGCCAGGACCCTGGGTATTGACGACGTGCTGGCGGAAATCATGCCCGACGGCAAAGCGGACGCCGTCCGCCAGCTGCAGGACAACGGCAGCAAGGTCGCCTTTGTGGGCGACGGCATCAACGACGCTCCTGCCCTGGCCCAGTCCGACGTTGGCCTGGCCATCGGCACCGGCACCGACATCGCCATTGAATCCGCCGATGTGGTCCTCATGTCCGGCGACCTGCGCAATGTGGCCAACGCCATCGCCCTCTCGCGGGCAACCCTGCGCAATATCAAGCAGAACCTCTTCTGGGCCTTTGCCTACAACACCAGCCTCATTCCCGTCGCCGCCGGCATTCTCTATCCTGTGGCGGGCATCCTGCTCTCACCCATGCTGGCAGCCCTGGCCATGGGACTCTCCAGCGTGTGCGTCCTCAGCAATGCCCTGCGCCTGCGTCACTTCCGTCCACCAGTGCGAATGCAGGCCACACCCTCGAACCCGTGA
- a CDS encoding ParA family protein produces the protein MAVILFINLKGGVAKTTNAVAVAECLASMGKRTLLIDADHQCMAGELLLGEEGQMRSEKRRTTLHDLLAAMLDDEFSARQFNAFLQPAVSAPMVEGEPPTLMVLPCSSRIEDFSTNMAKAKKGYHDTAAFHGQLAKRKAYLRKWLDESFDYTLIDCPPSMALQVRTLMSVADSYVIPCVPDRLAVRGAFALMDRIRQARHRIQPLGTLWSMYRVQVSLHKKIVIHAAQRQAPLDVLPEPFFTVIPNATKIAESAEPEMAHLDFRQKYSPQIAQLYEKLCLEILERLGRNP, from the coding sequence ATGGCGGTGATTCTGTTTATCAATCTCAAAGGAGGCGTTGCAAAAACAACCAACGCGGTGGCGGTTGCCGAGTGTCTGGCCAGTATGGGCAAGCGCACGCTGCTGATAGACGCGGACCATCAGTGCATGGCGGGTGAGCTGCTGCTGGGGGAGGAAGGGCAGATGCGCAGCGAGAAGCGTCGCACGACGCTGCACGATCTGCTGGCCGCCATGCTGGATGACGAGTTTTCCGCCCGCCAGTTCAACGCCTTTTTGCAACCGGCCGTAAGCGCTCCCATGGTGGAAGGCGAGCCGCCAACGCTGATGGTGTTGCCGTGCTCAAGCCGTATTGAGGATTTCAGTACCAATATGGCCAAGGCCAAAAAAGGGTACCACGACACGGCGGCATTCCATGGGCAGCTCGCAAAGCGCAAGGCCTATTTGCGCAAATGGCTGGATGAGAGTTTCGACTATACCCTGATTGACTGCCCACCCAGTATGGCACTGCAGGTGCGCACCCTGATGTCCGTGGCCGACAGCTATGTGATTCCCTGTGTGCCGGATCGCCTGGCGGTACGGGGCGCCTTTGCGCTGATGGATCGCATTCGTCAGGCGCGCCATCGGATTCAGCCCCTGGGGACGCTGTGGTCCATGTACCGGGTGCAGGTATCGCTGCACAAGAAGATCGTCATCCATGCCGCTCAGCGGCAGGCTCCCCTGGATGTTCTGCCGGAGCCGTTTTTCACGGTGATTCCCAACGCGACCAAGATAGCCGAATCGGCTGAACCGGAGATGGCCCATCTCGATTTTCGCCAGAAGTACTCGCCCCAGATAGCACAGCTCTATGAAAAGCTGTGCCTGGAGATTCTGGAGCGGCTGGGGCGAAACCCGTGA
- a CDS encoding GSU3529 family protein has product MDFFRDLEKQTRIAQKERDFPDFLTCHIETILQKPEEYAHKEDEIILLTEQIALYETYAQTGYLGRGMTAGNIKETLKTIFEVNKL; this is encoded by the coding sequence ATGGATTTTTTTCGTGACCTGGAGAAGCAGACCCGTATCGCTCAGAAAGAGCGCGATTTCCCCGATTTCCTGACATGTCACATAGAAACCATTCTGCAAAAACCTGAAGAGTACGCCCACAAGGAAGATGAAATCATCCTGCTGACCGAGCAGATCGCCCTCTATGAAACCTATGCCCAGACCGGATACCTGGGACGCGGCATGACTGCCGGAAATATCAAGGAAACCCTGAAGACCATCTTCGAAGTAAACAAGCTCTGA
- a CDS encoding UbiA-like polyprenyltransferase encodes MLSRITILLEMIKFSHTLFALPFALIGMLTAARGLPGFWTIFWIVMAMVGARTMGMTLNRILDAEIDRRNPRTAERHIPAGVVSRREAWLLVAASFVLFEVAAWALNPLAFKLSFVAVGFLVLYPFMKRFSVAAHIVLGLTLAMAPIGATIAVAGEITLYSLLLGGFVLLWSAAFDIIYATQDIEFDRSQKLFSIPAWLGQRRALQVAALFHGVAFALLLLSSMLLEYLGGIYLAGVGVVGVMLVYEHLLAWRAKDPADIDRAFFTVNSYISIVIFVATCLDAIFFW; translated from the coding sequence ATGCTCAGCCGAATAACCATCCTGCTGGAAATGATCAAGTTTTCCCACACCCTCTTCGCCCTGCCCTTTGCCCTGATCGGCATGCTGACAGCGGCCCGTGGCCTGCCTGGTTTCTGGACCATCTTCTGGATCGTGATGGCCATGGTGGGGGCCCGAACCATGGGCATGACCCTCAATCGCATCCTCGATGCGGAAATCGACCGGCGTAATCCCCGTACCGCGGAACGCCACATCCCCGCCGGCGTGGTCTCCCGCCGAGAGGCCTGGCTGCTGGTGGCAGCCTCCTTTGTGCTCTTTGAAGTGGCGGCCTGGGCGCTCAACCCCCTGGCTTTCAAGCTGAGCTTTGTGGCGGTGGGTTTTCTGGTGCTCTACCCTTTTATGAAGCGCTTCAGCGTTGCGGCCCACATCGTGCTGGGCCTGACTCTGGCCATGGCACCCATCGGGGCCACCATCGCTGTTGCCGGAGAGATTACCCTGTACAGCCTTTTGTTGGGCGGGTTTGTGCTGCTGTGGTCGGCAGCCTTTGACATTATCTATGCCACCCAGGATATCGAATTCGACCGCTCCCAGAAGCTGTTCAGCATTCCCGCCTGGCTTGGCCAGCGCCGGGCGCTGCAGGTGGCGGCACTCTTCCACGGGGTGGCCTTTGCCCTGCTGCTCCTGAGCTCCATGCTGCTGGAGTACCTGGGAGGGATATACCTGGCCGGCGTGGGCGTGGTGGGCGTTATGCTGGTGTACGAACACCTGCTGGCCTGGCGGGCCAAAGATCCCGCCGATATTGACCGCGCCTTCTTCACCGTCAACAGCTACATTTCCATCGTCATTTTTGTGGCAACCTGCCTGGACGCGATCTTCTTCTGGTAG
- the ligA gene encoding NAD-dependent DNA ligase LigA — MSAAERERIDQLTALLQKADEAYYTLADPIMGDGEYDGLYRELRALEARFPQYVHADSPTRRIGERLEGGSRAFVHSVPMLSLGNTYEQAELEDFLRKVRRDSGDHVRFTVEPKIDGVAVSLHYRDGVFSVAATRGDGLQGEEISHNIRTIRSLPLEIPAAGAMEIRGEVYIPRQAFERINQQRLEQGESLYANPRNLAAGSLKLLDPAQSSRRGLQIFCYSLQGFPHDSHFQCLQTLRDWGFPVSDLVRQCASDAEVWDAVQHIRQQRELLPFDIDGAVIKVDQLHLHEELGTTAKIPRYAIAYKYEAQQVSTRLRDITFQVGRTGVITPVAELDPVLLAGSTISRATLHNFEELRRKDIRIGDQVLIEKGGDVIPKVVKPIMALRSADASEVVPPENCPECGSPLHWSDNGVHLYCQNPLCPAQRLGALLHFVSRDAMDIAGMGEKVVQRFLDEGILTDIPDIYHLVYERVASLDGFGVKSALNLQASVEASKAHPLERVLFALGIRHVGKKTAQLLARHFGSMERLMQASIEELTAVEEVGEIVARSIYSFLREPASVALVEALKRSGLNMESSAPRAQVASGLSGRSVVFTGKLSRPRKEYEEMAQLGGARVLSGVSGSLDYLVCGEDAGSKLDKARKLGVAIIDEEEFVRLCSAE; from the coding sequence ATGAGTGCTGCGGAACGGGAGCGCATCGACCAGTTGACGGCTTTGCTGCAGAAGGCCGATGAAGCGTACTACACCCTTGCCGACCCCATTATGGGCGATGGCGAGTACGACGGGCTCTATCGCGAGTTGCGTGCCCTGGAGGCCCGTTTCCCCCAGTATGTCCACGCCGATTCCCCCACCCGTCGCATTGGCGAGCGTCTGGAAGGGGGCAGTCGCGCCTTTGTGCACTCGGTGCCCATGCTCTCCCTGGGCAATACCTATGAGCAGGCGGAGCTGGAAGACTTTCTGCGCAAGGTGCGTCGCGACAGCGGCGACCATGTGCGCTTTACCGTGGAGCCCAAAATTGACGGGGTGGCGGTCAGTCTGCACTACCGTGACGGCGTATTCAGCGTGGCGGCTACCCGTGGCGACGGGCTGCAGGGTGAGGAGATCAGCCATAATATCCGCACCATCCGCAGCCTGCCGCTGGAGATTCCGGCTGCGGGTGCCATGGAGATTCGCGGTGAAGTGTATATCCCCCGTCAGGCCTTTGAGCGCATCAATCAGCAGCGTCTGGAGCAGGGGGAAAGTCTCTATGCCAATCCACGTAACCTGGCCGCTGGTTCTCTGAAACTGCTTGACCCCGCCCAGAGCAGCCGCCGTGGGCTGCAGATATTCTGCTACTCCCTGCAGGGGTTCCCTCACGACTCCCATTTTCAATGTTTGCAGACACTCAGGGACTGGGGCTTTCCCGTCAGTGACCTGGTTCGCCAGTGCGCCAGCGATGCCGAGGTGTGGGACGCGGTGCAGCATATTCGTCAGCAGCGTGAACTGCTGCCCTTTGATATTGATGGCGCGGTCATCAAGGTGGATCAGCTGCACCTGCACGAGGAACTGGGCACAACGGCCAAAATTCCCCGCTATGCCATCGCCTACAAGTACGAGGCTCAGCAGGTCAGCACCCGCCTGCGGGATATCACCTTCCAGGTGGGGCGCACCGGAGTGATTACTCCGGTGGCCGAGCTTGATCCGGTGCTGCTGGCGGGCAGCACCATCTCCCGCGCCACGTTGCACAATTTCGAAGAGCTGCGCCGCAAGGATATCCGCATTGGCGACCAGGTGCTCATCGAGAAGGGCGGCGATGTGATCCCCAAGGTGGTCAAGCCCATCATGGCCCTGCGTTCGGCGGACGCGTCGGAGGTGGTTCCCCCGGAAAACTGTCCGGAGTGCGGCAGCCCCCTGCACTGGAGCGACAATGGTGTGCACCTGTACTGTCAGAACCCCCTGTGTCCGGCCCAGCGCCTGGGCGCTCTTCTGCATTTTGTCTCCCGCGATGCCATGGATATTGCCGGCATGGGGGAAAAGGTCGTGCAGCGCTTCCTCGACGAGGGTATCCTTACGGATATTCCCGACATCTACCATCTGGTCTATGAGCGCGTCGCCAGCCTGGATGGCTTCGGGGTCAAGAGCGCCCTGAATCTGCAGGCATCCGTTGAAGCTTCCAAGGCCCATCCCCTGGAGCGGGTTCTCTTTGCCCTGGGCATTCGCCACGTGGGCAAAAAGACCGCCCAGCTGCTGGCCCGTCACTTTGGCTCCATGGAGCGTCTGATGCAGGCGAGCATTGAGGAGCTGACGGCGGTGGAGGAGGTGGGCGAAATTGTGGCCCGCTCCATCTATAGCTTTCTGCGCGAGCCCGCCAGCGTGGCGCTGGTTGAAGCCCTGAAACGCAGCGGACTGAACATGGAAAGCTCCGCGCCGCGCGCTCAGGTGGCTTCCGGCCTGAGCGGCAGGTCGGTGGTGTTTACCGGCAAGCTGTCGCGGCCCCGTAAGGAATACGAAGAAATGGCCCAGCTGGGCGGTGCCCGCGTGCTCTCGGGCGTATCGGGCAGTCTTGATTACCTGGTGTGCGGCGAAGATGCCGGCAGCAAACTGGACAAGGCCCGCAAACTGGGTGTTGCCATTATCGATGAAGAGGAGTTTGTACGCCTATGCTCAGCCGAATAA
- a CDS encoding DUF2232 domain-containing protein, with translation MNTPPADNSSHPMSERALVLRNSAISIVLLSITSTIPLLGIFAGLFMPFPILHTIFHHGWRGGFVVGALSALFLVAFHPPLAIMYSMETFIPSLILILFLRLACHPMASTVYSTLITGITLFVLYIPFVAVRGEDPLWQLLEATRAAIEQGASGSGLAQNVELIMHVAYNIAFGFFMTGVFFSLICSLGLIMRRGADGKHIGVLGSYFSAKIPPYFLILLLAGLTGMAAQHHIVFMGAASLLFFLTILYALQGFLTMSFFFRHRKTPLFFQVLVYGIIILQPGLALMIAFLGILETLLGLREKMMQGRPSR, from the coding sequence TTGAACACACCACCGGCTGATAACTCATCCCACCCCATGTCTGAACGCGCGCTGGTGTTACGTAACAGTGCCATCAGTATTGTCCTGCTCTCCATTACTTCGACGATTCCCCTGCTGGGAATCTTTGCCGGCCTTTTCATGCCCTTTCCGATACTGCATACGATTTTTCACCATGGCTGGCGTGGTGGTTTTGTGGTGGGCGCTCTCTCGGCGCTCTTTCTGGTGGCTTTTCACCCGCCTCTGGCAATCATGTATTCCATGGAAACCTTTATCCCGTCGCTGATCCTGATTCTCTTTCTGCGTCTGGCCTGTCACCCCATGGCGAGCACGGTGTACTCGACGCTGATTACCGGTATCACGCTGTTTGTGCTCTACATTCCCTTTGTGGCGGTGCGGGGGGAGGATCCCCTGTGGCAGCTGCTGGAGGCGACGCGGGCTGCCATTGAGCAGGGGGCTTCCGGTTCGGGGCTGGCGCAGAATGTGGAACTGATCATGCATGTGGCCTATAATATCGCCTTTGGCTTTTTCATGACCGGGGTGTTCTTCTCCCTGATCTGCTCCCTGGGATTGATTATGCGACGCGGCGCCGATGGCAAGCACATCGGTGTGCTGGGTTCCTACTTCAGCGCCAAGATTCCGCCCTACTTCCTGATCCTCCTGCTGGCGGGGCTGACGGGTATGGCGGCCCAGCATCACATCGTCTTCATGGGGGCGGCCAGCCTGCTGTTCTTCCTGACCATTCTCTATGCCCTGCAGGGCTTTCTGACCATGTCCTTCTTCTTTCGTCATCGCAAAACGCCGCTGTTTTTCCAGGTACTGGTGTACGGGATTATTATTCTTCAACCGGGGCTGGCGCTGATGATCGCCTTCCTTGGGATTCTGGAGACCTTGCTTGGCCTGCGCGAGAAGATGATGCAGGGACGCCCCTCCCGATGA
- a CDS encoding phenylacetate--CoA ligase family protein yields the protein MPSTNLTLMWEPQLESMERSELESLQLQRLSETVQRAYHQVPHYRNLFEENAIAPDSIQSIQDIRKLPFTVKDHFRQNYPYGMFAVPMRDIVRIHSSSGTTGKPTVVGYTRRDLDTWSTLIARLLSASNVTADDVIQIAFGYGLFTGGFGLHYGAEKVGASVIPISSGNTQKQLMIMKDYLTTALICTPSYAMFLAEAMEQAGIRREDLRLRTGLFGGEPWTDQMRRQIEERFNIHATDNYGLSEVMGPGVACECLEKKGMHINEDHFYPEIIDPVSGEVLPLGEMGELVLTTLTREALPVIRYRTRDMTRLIPEPCACGRSFLRMEKPSGRSDDMLIIRGVNVFPTQIEEVLCSIEGCEPHYKLVVDRQGSLDVLEVLVEVNEHLFFDEMKKQNALVKRIQQEIRSMVGVSATVRLVEKKTLERFEGKSKRVVDKRIQHPAQG from the coding sequence ATGCCATCAACCAACCTTACCCTGATGTGGGAACCCCAACTCGAATCCATGGAACGCTCTGAACTGGAATCACTCCAGCTGCAGCGCCTGAGCGAAACCGTCCAACGAGCGTACCACCAGGTCCCCCACTACCGTAACCTCTTTGAAGAAAACGCCATAGCCCCGGATTCCATCCAGTCCATCCAGGATATACGCAAGCTTCCCTTCACCGTGAAAGACCACTTCCGCCAGAACTACCCCTACGGCATGTTTGCCGTACCCATGCGCGATATCGTGCGTATACACTCCTCCAGCGGCACCACCGGCAAACCCACCGTAGTGGGCTACACCCGCCGCGACCTGGACACCTGGAGTACATTAATCGCCCGGCTGCTCAGCGCCAGCAACGTCACCGCCGACGACGTCATCCAGATCGCCTTCGGCTACGGCCTCTTCACCGGCGGCTTCGGCCTGCACTATGGCGCCGAGAAAGTGGGAGCATCGGTCATCCCCATCTCCAGCGGCAACACCCAGAAGCAGCTTATGATCATGAAAGACTACCTCACCACCGCCCTCATCTGCACCCCCAGCTACGCCATGTTCCTGGCCGAAGCCATGGAGCAGGCCGGCATCCGCCGCGAAGACCTGCGCCTGCGCACCGGCCTCTTCGGCGGTGAACCCTGGACCGACCAGATGCGACGCCAGATCGAAGAGCGCTTTAACATTCACGCCACCGACAACTACGGCCTCAGCGAAGTCATGGGCCCCGGCGTCGCCTGCGAATGCCTGGAAAAAAAGGGCATGCACATCAACGAAGACCACTTCTACCCCGAAATCATCGACCCCGTCAGCGGCGAAGTGCTGCCCCTGGGAGAAATGGGAGAACTGGTGCTCACCACCCTGACCCGCGAAGCCCTGCCCGTCATCCGCTACCGCACCCGCGACATGACCCGCCTCATCCCCGAGCCCTGCGCCTGCGGACGCAGCTTCCTGCGCATGGAAAAACCCTCCGGCCGCAGCGACGACATGCTCATCATCCGCGGCGTCAACGTCTTCCCCACCCAGATCGAAGAAGTGCTGTGCAGCATTGAAGGCTGCGAGCCCCACTACAAACTCGTCGTCGATCGACAGGGCTCCCTGGACGTGCTGGAAGTGCTGGTGGAAGTCAACGAACACCTCTTCTTCGATGAAATGAAAAAGCAGAACGCCCTCGTCAAGAGAATACAACAGGAAATCCGCAGCATGGTCGGCGTCAGCGCCACCGTCAGACTCGTGGAAAAAAAGACCCTGGAACGATTTGAAGGAAAAAGCAAACGGGTAGTCGACAAACGGATCCAACACCCAGCGCAGGGGTAG
- a CDS encoding ATP-binding protein — translation MTTTMVFASDLDEVATYAKHIVERIPDGYFTPKKLYRVRLAVDEAMTNAIMHGNKSDTTKSVQVNLHCNSHGINISITDEGDGFDQRAVPQPTADENLLRTGGRGIYIVAHYADSLTYNDKGNQVTLAFARDIP, via the coding sequence ATGACCACAACCATGGTGTTCGCGTCAGACCTTGACGAAGTCGCCACATACGCCAAACACATCGTCGAACGCATTCCCGACGGCTACTTCACCCCGAAGAAACTCTACCGGGTGCGGCTCGCCGTTGACGAAGCCATGACCAACGCCATCATGCACGGCAACAAAAGCGACACCACCAAGAGCGTCCAGGTCAACCTCCACTGCAACTCCCACGGCATCAACATCAGCATCACCGACGAAGGCGACGGCTTCGACCAGCGCGCCGTCCCCCAGCCCACCGCAGACGAAAACCTGCTGCGCACCGGTGGACGCGGCATCTATATCGTCGCCCACTACGCCGACAGCCTCACCTATAACGACAAAGGCAATCAGGTCACCCTGGCATTCGCCCGCGACATCCCATGA